The Chryseobacterium sp. LJ668 genome segment AAATTAATATTTGAATTTTCGTACTTATTTTTCAACTTTCAACAACAATAATAAACACAAAACTAAAATTAAAATTATGGCAACAGTAAACGTTTATCTTACATTCAACGGAAATTGCAGACAGGCATTTGATTTTTACAAATCAGTTTTCGGTGGCGAATTTCCATACATCGGAACTTTCGGGGAAATGCCTCCACAGGAGGGAAAAGAAATGTCTCAGGAAGATAAAGACAAAATCATGCACGTATCTCTTCCGATCTCCTCTGAAACCATGTTGATGGGAAGTGACACCGGCGGAGAATGGTCATCAAATCTTATTGTAGGGAACAATTTTTCTGTTTCCATTAATGCAGATTCTAAAGAAGAAGCAAATAGGCTTTTTGAAGGGCTCTCACAAGGCGGAAATGTTACTATGCCACTTGAAGACACTTTCTGGGGAGCGTATTTTGGAATGTTCACCGATCAGTTTGGCATCAATTGGATGGTTAATTATGATGATCCTTCTAAAATGCAGCATTCTTAACAGTCTTTTTAAATTTAAATGAAACCGGCAGATTGATTTTGTCGGTTTTTTATTTATCTCATAAGATTTAAGCAAAGCATTTAAGAGTCTGTAAAATTGTGGCAGATAATAAAATCTTACGGTAGCGAGGGACTAAAATTTCTGATCCTTTAGGCGTTACACTTGATTATATCGTAAAAGATGGACAGTATGAGCAGATCGACAACGATACTCTGAAAAAACTAAAGCAATATAGGAACTTGACAGCGACACCAAAGCTCACATTTTTGCAACCATCGATGCTTTTATCAAAGCCTCTAAACTTAAAAATATTGCTGCATTATAAAACAAAACCGCCACTCAAACGAGTGGCAGTAGTTTTTTAGGGATATTCAAAACCAAATATAATTTTATAAAGCCTATTATCTTTCAGATAAAACTCCATAAAATACGGAGGCATTTCATATTGCTTTATTTTAGGGTCATCAGGATTATCAATTGTGTATCTGATAATTTCTTCTTTAGATTTTTTTTCAACTTTAAAATCAGTGCCTTTTAAATTGGTTATTTCTTCTGAAGTCATTCCTAATTTTAGTCCTGATTCCGTTTTAAAATTATCATATTTAGTTTTCCCAAAATCTCTCTCAAGTTTAGGGTCATCTTTTAAATACCCTAACTCGAAACAACTAAAACTATTTTTTACATCTCCTTCATATTGATAAGCAATTAAGTATTCTTTTTTTTCTTTATCTGTAAAAATAGTTACAGGAGAATATCTTAAGTTATCTAATAATCTTATATTTTGAGAATAAAAGTCAGTTAAAGAATTTTCTTCTCTTAATTCTAATTGATTTATTTTAAAATCTGGCTTAGAAAATTTTTCTGTAATCACAGTTTCATTTTCCTTCTTTTCTTGTACCTTTTTTTCTGATTGTTGACAACTAAAAAGTACAAAAAATAACAGTAAAAAACTACTCATTAACGTTCGGTATTTTTGCTCCACTTCTACCATTATTATTAGGATTATTTTTAATGTTAATATTAGCAGAAACCGGCCCACCGGTTTTCATCATCCTATTACGGGTATTTGTAGAAGTAGTAAGTACAATCTTATCTCCAGACATTCCAATACAACCCCGTGTTCCTTCTTTATTTCCATCAGCGTGTATTCTTAATAAACTTCTTCCTGTATCAAACTGTGGATTTAAATTATAACTAAATCCTATTCCATCCCGATTCATACCTTTAATGTACCATCCTTTCGGACCTCTATCTTGATAAGAGTCTACGGTATATTCACCATTTTCTGGTGCTCCGTTTCCAAAACCTCCTGCGACACCATCATAAGAACCTAAAGTTTTTATTTTACCATTCTCAAATGTTACATTTAACCTTACATCTACATCGCCAATTTTAGAATTTCTCATTTCTCCATCTATTTCAACGCTCATTTCTTTTGCTCGGGAGTAGTCCATTTTTTTATAAGTATGGTAGGTTTCTAAGACTAAGCCCTTATGTTTTTTATTGTCCCAGGTTTTAGTGCGCTCATAATAAGTTCCTCTATAAGTCTGTCCTTTTTGAAGGACTCCTTTATCTTTATGATTTTTAGCCGTTACATCATCTCGCCAAGTAATATCTCCGTTAGAAGCTTCAAACCAATCCATTCCGTTTGGATCAACAAAACGTATTGGATTACTATTTGCGTAAATCATAGGATTTAACTCAGGATGTTTCTCCGCCAACTGATCTACCACGCCCCATCTTCCAATATCCGGCATATAAAATCTTGCGCCATAATCATACATTCCCGTCTCTTGCAACTCTTTTCCATTGTACTTATAGTTTTTATAGCTTCCCTGCCCGAAGAAAGCTGTTCCTGTTTTCAGGTGATTCATCCCGAAAGGGTAATAATCATCATTATTGGTGATCTCAAGAACGCCTGCGCTGTTTCTTCCGTAAAAAACCTTTACATCCTTAAATAACGTTCATCATCATAACTTTGCACGTTTTGGGATGGCAACTCAACAGAATCTTTAGCAAACTTACATATCCTCTAATTGGAATATTATTCTGCATAAAGAAAAATACAAGGTAATATTATTATTTTCATTTTAAAGACCTGTTATATCTGTAACAATAGCCTTAGAATCTTTCGGAAAAAGATATTGATTATTTACTTTTAAAGTTTTGATAACATTCAAAAGACTATCTTTCTTAAAAGGTATCTGTTCTAAACCTTTATCTGTTTTAAAAACAAAATCATAAATATTTCCATTATACTCTCTAATAAAGCTAAAACCACCATAAGTGTTTTTAGGAAATGTTTCTAAAATATAACACCAATCATTATTTCCTACATGATATTTATAAACATAATACGGCAATCCCTCTTTTTGTTGTAATTGAATTGCATTACTTAAATCGTGTATAATATAATCTCTCAAACTTATTATTTTTGTAGGATTTGAGAGCAATATTACCTGAGAGCTATCATTAGATTTATTCATTAAACCACCAAATAAATAACGATCATCATCAATGACCTTCCACGTTTTGGGTATCGATAATTCAACAGAATCTTTAGCAAACTTTACATATTCTCTGATTGGAATATTATTCTGAACATTTTCCTTTTTACAGCTAATAACAAATGTTAAAACATAGAATATTAATATTGTTTTTTTCATTTTAAAGACCTGTTAAATCTGTTACAACAGCTTTAGAATCTTTAGGAAATAAATATTGATTATTTATTTTTAAGGTCTTGATAATTTCTATAAGACTATCTTTTTTCAATGGTATCTGATCCTGCCCTTCCGGTGTTTTAAAAGTTAAATCATAGATATTCCCATTATATTCTCTAATAAAGCTAAAAATCCCTTTTTTATTTTTTGGAAAGGTTTCTAAAATATAACACCAGTCATTATTTTCTACATAATATTTATAAACGTAATATGACAAGCTTTCACTTTGCTGTTCTTTTGTTACTACCCTTAAATCTTCTATCATATAATCTTTCAAAGTAATTAAATTGGTGCTATTAGACAGTAATATCGCCTGATGTTTATCATCCGATTTATCCATTATTGCACCAAATAAATAACGTTCATCATCAATAACTTTCCACGTTTTAGGTATTGATAACTCAACAGAATCTTTAGCAAACTTTACATATTCTCTGATTGGAATATTATTCTGAACATTTTCCTTTTTGCAGCTAATATGCAATACTAAAACACAAAATATTAGTACTATTTTTTTCATTATTTATTGTCTCTCTTAACATTTAATGTTGCACTTCCTCCAAATTTGATATATCTATTCCCAACATTAACCTTTTGCTCTGCCTGAACACCTCCTGAATAGGTTGTTGATTTCTTTTCCGCTTTCACAGAACCTACTACACCATTGTCTCCCGCTCCGTAAATTGCTTTTGTAGTATTGCTCTTACTGCTACTCTTACCACTTGATGTACTACTTTTTTTGAAGAATATGCTGTTGTATTTTTTATAGTTACTGTTCCTGCTTCTGTTGGTATTACTTTTTTAAATTCTGATTTAACAAGACTCTCATTCTTTACTTATTCAATAGATTTTTCCTTATAATAAAAGTTCAAAATATTTAATACTAAAAGACTGACTAAAAATAGTATTGAGGAACTTAAATAGATATCTTGTTCGATAATTCCTTTGAATAAAATCATATTCTTAAGCCAAACAATCAATAAAAGTATTGAAGAATATAAAATATATTTAGAGTTTTTAATGAAAACTGTGAGTATAAATATAACTACTGATAGTAGTATTTCCAAATATAATATAGAAAAATTACCCCGATAATCCGCACTTAGGTTTATATACTTCCAACTTGATGGATTAGGCATTTGCGTTAATGTTTCTAAATCTAATATTGGAGATGGCGATGAAAAATTATAGGCTATTTTAATATTTAAAAATCCTATTACTACCAATAGTGCTACAATAATTATTATATATTTCTTTTTCA includes the following:
- a CDS encoding VOC family protein, whose translation is MATVNVYLTFNGNCRQAFDFYKSVFGGEFPYIGTFGEMPPQEGKEMSQEDKDKIMHVSLPISSETMLMGSDTGGEWSSNLIVGNNFSVSINADSKEEANRLFEGLSQGGNVTMPLEDTFWGAYFGMFTDQFGINWMVNYDDPSKMQHS
- a CDS encoding RHS repeat-associated core domain-containing protein, with product MNHLKTGTAFFGQGSYKNYKYNGKELQETGMYDYGARFYMPDIGRWGVVDQLAEKHPELNPMIYANSNPIRFVDPNGMDWFEASNGDITWRDDVTAKNHKDKGVLQKGQTYRGTYYERTKTWDNKKHKGLVLETYHTYKKMDYSRAKEMSVEIDGEMRNSKIGDVDVRLNVTFENGKIKTLGSYDGVAGGFGNGAPENGEYTVDSYQDRGPKGWYIKGMNRDGIGFSYNLNPQFDTGRSLLRIHADGNKEGTRGCIGMSGDKIVLTTSTNTRNRMMKTGGPVSANINIKNNPNNNGRSGAKIPNVNE